Proteins encoded by one window of Girardinichthys multiradiatus isolate DD_20200921_A chromosome 14, DD_fGirMul_XY1, whole genome shotgun sequence:
- the LOC124880476 gene encoding signaling lymphocytic activation molecule-like has protein sequence MVGGRLSCLFTYIVGLLLGVFLHDVEASGEKQVIHRKVGDSVELSSNLPTEGVSRASWKYKNLAVAYENGVIPNNQFQDRVEFNNVNFSLTVRELTLQDSGDFSFTSATKDQQKPTFIITLQVHEPISKRPDLFSNISGPGLNGFCTVYLDCRAASQSNITYIWTVGNQRYRGPKLQYTIGPQDGDTIFSCTVSNVVGEMSAFKSVRCRNNTNILSKEENNQQLVWILSAAGGGLLILVIIIVMTVCLCKRRWSGSDSNELTVYADISDFSPEVDPSDKSKPCSLYDTIENRTGPGQQKPQTIYDKIQFDRMRKASVSPYQEVS, from the exons ATGTGGAGGCTTCTGGAGAAAAACAAGTTATTCATAGAAAAGTTGGAGACTCTGTGGAGCTTTCATCCAATTTACCAACAGAAGGAGTCAGCAGAGCATCATGGAAATATAAAAACTTAGCAGTGGCATATGAAAATGGTGTTATTCCAAACAATCAATTTCAGGATAGAGTGGAGTTCAATAATGTGAACTTTAGTTTAACAGTGAGAGAACTGACCCTTCAAGATTCTGGTGATTTCAGTTTTACCTCAGCAAccaaagaccaacaaaaacctaCATTCATCATCACTCTGCAAGTTCATG AACCGATATCTAAGCGGCCCGACCTGTTTTCCAACATCAGTGGGCCCGGCCTTAATGGATTCTGTACAGtttatctggactgcagagcaGCTTCTCAGAGCAACATCACCTACATCTGGACTGTAGGAAACCAAAGATATAGAGGCCCTAAGCTGCAATACACTATCGGACCACAAGATGGAGACACTATATTCTCCTGCACTGTCTCTAATGTTGTCGGTGAGATGTCAGCATTTAAATCAGTGAGGTGTAGAAACAACACCAACATCCTCTCTAAGGAAG AAAATAACCAGCAACTTGTGTGGATTCTCAGTGCAGCAGGAGGAGGTTTGCTGATCCTTGTTATAATCATAGTAATGACCGTCTGTCTCTGCAAAAGAAGATGGTCCG GCAGTGATTCAAACGAACTCACAGTTTATGCTGATATCTCGGATTTTTCACCTGAAGTT GACCCCTCAGATAAGTCAAAGCCCTGCTCCTTGTACGACACAATCGAAAACAGAACCGGTCCAGGTCAACAAAAG CCTCAGACAATCTATGACAAGATCCAGTTTGATCGTATGAGGAAGGCGTCAGTGTCTCCCTACCAGGAGGTTTCCTAG
- the si:cabz01074946.1 gene encoding SLAM family member 9: MRLIIVLLLFQGVQGKELGKVSGYVGETITLPSGADPSWTLSRIDWSIFSNTTWIATFDNGGINTDRRPEYKGRLKLDEHSGNLTIQSLRQSDALEYTVEFLNKERQNQDQNKIRLIVKQHLKQPTITVIQSTETEAGCTLVLNCSSPDNGVNYSWEIKPSCRHSSNISWSGASELLAFCQTSADPVNVTCTARNNMETASSDWTSKCKGPDKTHTSRDRCGLVFFFGFLIGAMVMVAGVLGYRFRGKINKAFQLF, encoded by the exons ATGAGACTTATAATCGTCCTTCTATTATTTCAAG GGGTGCAGGGTAAGGAACTTGGCAAAGTCTCAGGTTACGTAGGTGAAACCATTACCTTGCCATCAGGAGCTGACCCATCATGGACTCTATCCAGAATTGACTGGTCAATATTCAGCAACACCACCTGGATTGCCACCTTTGACAATGGAGGTATCAATACTGACCGTCGCCCAGAATACAAAGGGAGGCTCAAACTTGACGAACACTCAG GTAATTTAACCATTCAAAGTCTGCGTCAAAGCGATGCCCTGGAATACACAGTGGAGTTCCTCAATAAAGAACGTCAGAATCAGGATCAAAACAAAATCAGGCTAATAGTGAAAC AACACCTCAAGCAGCCGACCATAACGGTGATCCAGTCTACAGAAACAGAAGCAGGCTGTACCTTGGTGCTCAATTGTTCTTCGCCAGATAACGGTGTTAACTACTCCTGGGAGATTAAACCGTCATGTCGTCATAGCAGCAATATTTCTTGGAGTGGAGCTTCAGAGCTTTTAGCATTTTGTCAGACATCAGCAGATCCTGTAAATGTCACTTGCACCGCCAGGAATAACATGGAGACTGCATCAAGCGATTGGACATCAAAGTGTAAAG gtCCAGATAAAACACATACATCCAGAGACAGATGTGGTCTGGTATTTTTCTTTGGATTTCTTATTGGAGCAATGGTCATGGTTGCAGGGGTTTTGGGTTACCGTTTTAGAG gtAAGATCAATAAAGCGTTTCAGCTGTTTTGA